The Haladaptatus cibarius D43 genome window below encodes:
- a CDS encoding creatininase family protein: MTVRLDYDSFDLGGMTWEDAEEAIPNADFLVLPTGSVEQHSIHLPVTVDTLRAETLSRELVEAAPERDLSMVRLPTLPYGYSEHHMNYAGTITLSGETYMRVVEEIAQSMSEHGAKRLVLLNCHGGNRSPLKLAGDRIQRDHGVKVFFVHWTDFARDRLKDRFGEEWGHAGDHETSVIELFYPDLVKADKKEPQTRKTRFEARQYTYFDDITEQGGLGDPTESDAEFLEQIVAETTEKILSALESDMEQEE; this comes from the coding sequence ATGACGGTTCGACTCGATTACGATTCGTTCGACCTCGGCGGGATGACGTGGGAGGACGCGGAGGAGGCGATTCCGAACGCCGACTTCCTCGTCCTGCCGACCGGGAGCGTCGAACAGCACTCCATCCACCTGCCCGTCACGGTCGATACGCTTCGTGCCGAAACCCTCTCGCGCGAACTCGTGGAGGCCGCGCCGGAACGCGACCTGTCGATGGTTCGACTGCCGACTCTTCCCTACGGCTACTCCGAACACCACATGAACTACGCCGGGACGATTACCCTCTCCGGCGAGACGTACATGCGCGTCGTCGAGGAAATCGCGCAGTCGATGTCGGAACACGGCGCGAAGCGACTCGTCCTGCTCAACTGCCACGGCGGGAATCGCTCCCCGCTGAAACTCGCTGGCGACCGTATCCAGCGCGACCACGGCGTGAAGGTGTTTTTCGTCCACTGGACGGATTTCGCCCGCGACAGGCTGAAAGATCGGTTCGGCGAGGAGTGGGGCCACGCGGGCGACCACGAAACCAGCGTCATCGAACTGTTCTATCCCGACCTCGTGAAAGCCGACAAAAAGGAACCACAGACCCGAAAAACCCGATTCGAGGCCCGACAGTACACCTACTTCGACGACATCACAGAACAGGGTGGACTTGGCGACCCGACGGAGTCGGACGCCGAGTTCTTGGAGCAAATCGTGGCGGAGACGACCGAAAAAATCCTCTCGGCGCTGGAATCGGATATGGAACAGGAAGAGTAA
- a CDS encoding DUF4352 domain-containing protein — MKRRTFIATTSAVLLAGCSSDGDDTGSTTTGTEQSTTTPPSGEMTGTTEAEGTTTGDATTSETTADGTTDETTTSDSSTTTGETRTVAFGESASVSDGLDVAVTEADASDTYDHGGTTAESSDGNTFLLVTFETQNTAQASQSLPEGATVSVQANDEQYDVAEPATENWQQFVSSSVDSGGSATTTVAFEVPEEVVSSFGTSVQLSYTDSGAEQVVRWSME, encoded by the coding sequence ATGAAGCGTCGCACGTTTATCGCTACGACAAGCGCGGTTCTTCTCGCGGGGTGTTCCTCCGACGGGGACGACACTGGTTCGACCACGACCGGAACGGAGCAATCGACCACGACACCACCCTCGGGTGAGATGACCGGGACGACCGAGGCAGAAGGTACCACGACGGGAGACGCGACGACGAGCGAAACCACGGCAGACGGGACGACGGATGAGACGACCACGTCGGACTCGTCCACGACGACCGGCGAGACGCGAACCGTCGCGTTCGGTGAATCCGCGTCCGTCTCCGACGGACTCGACGTTGCCGTCACGGAGGCCGACGCGTCCGATACCTACGACCACGGCGGAACGACCGCGGAATCCAGCGACGGAAACACGTTCTTGCTCGTGACGTTCGAAACGCAAAACACGGCACAGGCGTCCCAATCGTTGCCCGAGGGCGCGACGGTGTCAGTACAGGCGAACGACGAGCAGTACGACGTGGCCGAACCCGCCACCGAAAACTGGCAGCAGTTCGTTTCGTCGTCCGTGGACTCCGGCGGGTCGGCTACCACCACGGTTGCGTTCGAAGTTCCGGAAGAAGTCGTTTCGTCGTTCGGCACGTCGGTACAGCTATCCTACACCGACTCCGGAGCGGAGCAGGTCGTTCGCTGGAGTATGGAGTAG
- a CDS encoding PKD domain-containing protein, with product MTTTRRTFLTAAGCTGLLGLGVAQTHGQNGDDLARDSFTLMSGTADATEVHVTTASESGPTALVVGGMHGNEEAGYLAAEKIAQWNIERGTLVTIPRANAEAVAADARTASGESDLNRQFPSGSEPETELARAIWGVVEEYDPDVVIDLHESIGIYDGDLVGGVGQVIFTSWDESASDDARAAAQYLNRNYVSRDNYTFSVGAFSSPSSEPTGLLSHKAARDAGADAFLVEVTSKDTEIGKRVQWHAKLVQQLVEEELLTAGGDGNDGDEDGEDGGDDEDGGNGDEGDDGSDDQNEPPVARIQSDAGGNSVERGETVTFDASASEDGDGDIVEYAWDTDDDGAFETNGQSAELSPTECGEFRVMLRVTDDEGSVATDDVVISVV from the coding sequence ATGACCACGACACGACGCACGTTTCTGACTGCTGCCGGATGCACAGGACTCCTCGGACTCGGTGTGGCACAGACGCACGGCCAAAACGGAGACGACCTCGCGCGCGATTCGTTCACGCTCATGAGCGGCACCGCCGACGCAACCGAGGTGCACGTAACGACCGCGAGCGAATCCGGGCCGACCGCACTGGTCGTCGGTGGGATGCACGGCAACGAAGAAGCGGGCTATCTGGCCGCTGAGAAAATCGCCCAGTGGAACATCGAACGCGGAACGTTGGTGACGATTCCGAGAGCCAACGCGGAAGCGGTTGCAGCGGACGCGCGCACCGCGAGCGGCGAGAGCGACCTCAACCGACAGTTCCCGTCGGGGTCGGAACCCGAGACGGAACTCGCTCGCGCCATTTGGGGCGTCGTCGAGGAGTACGACCCGGACGTGGTCATCGACCTGCACGAATCCATCGGCATCTACGACGGTGACTTGGTCGGCGGCGTCGGGCAAGTCATCTTCACCTCGTGGGACGAATCGGCGTCCGACGACGCCAGAGCGGCCGCTCAATACCTGAACCGAAACTACGTTTCGCGCGACAACTACACGTTTTCGGTCGGCGCGTTCTCCTCACCTTCGAGCGAACCGACCGGACTGCTCAGCCACAAGGCCGCGCGCGACGCGGGTGCCGACGCGTTCCTCGTGGAAGTTACCTCCAAGGACACGGAAATCGGCAAACGAGTGCAGTGGCACGCCAAACTCGTCCAGCAACTCGTGGAAGAGGAACTGTTGACTGCGGGTGGAGATGGAAACGACGGCGACGAGGATGGTGAAGACGGTGGAGACGACGAGGACGGCGGAAACGGTGACGAAGGCGACGATGGCAGCGACGACCAGAACGAACCACCAGTCGCGCGGATTCAGAGCGACGCCGGTGGAAATTCAGTAGAGCGAGGTGAGACAGTGACGTTCGACGCCTCCGCATCTGAGGACGGCGACGGCGACATCGTGGAATACGCGTGGGACACCGACGACGATGGCGCGTTCGAAACCAATGGACAGTCCGCCGAACTCTCCCCGACCGAGTGCGGGGAGTTCCGAGTCATGCTTCGCGTGACCGACGACGAGGGTTCGGTGGCGACGGACGACGTTGTCATATCTGTCGTCTGA
- a CDS encoding PAS domain-containing sensor histidine kinase, with protein MKKQMQIPGNLLGPALDSLTLNVAILDSDATILASNRAWQEFGRANDIRPPADTVGDNYIDICAEANDEYARTAIAGLREILDGERESFSFEYPCHSPESKRWFLMHASRFESRGNDYLVVAHENITQRKVAELKSNQRTEELQEFAKLLSHDLRNPLAVAQGSAKMLAMDTDDDYLDDILSSLLRMEAIIDGALTLMQYGTEGRDKEPVRLSNLTESAWSNVETEAVKLARTDDRILDGYPDLLAHVFENLFRNAIEHGEAETITVGATKNGLFVEDDGSGIPAEIRDKVFEMGHTTQKNGTGFGLAIVESLIDSHGWSIAVAGSETGGARFEIRTNPAVPKDRFGR; from the coding sequence ATGAAAAAACAGATGCAGATTCCGGGGAACCTTCTCGGCCCGGCACTCGACTCCCTCACGCTCAACGTCGCCATCCTCGATTCGGATGCGACGATACTCGCTTCGAACCGGGCGTGGCAGGAGTTCGGCCGGGCCAACGATATTCGACCGCCTGCCGACACGGTCGGAGACAACTACATCGACATCTGTGCGGAAGCAAACGACGAGTATGCTCGAACCGCGATTGCGGGGCTTCGAGAAATCCTCGACGGAGAGCGAGAATCGTTTTCGTTCGAATATCCGTGCCATTCGCCCGAATCGAAACGCTGGTTTCTGATGCACGCGAGTCGATTCGAGTCGCGCGGTAACGACTACCTCGTCGTCGCACATGAGAACATTACACAGAGAAAGGTTGCGGAACTGAAATCAAACCAGCGAACCGAGGAACTACAGGAATTCGCTAAACTTCTCTCCCACGACCTTCGCAATCCGCTCGCCGTGGCACAGGGGTCGGCGAAGATGCTGGCGATGGACACCGACGACGACTATCTCGATGACATCCTTTCTTCGCTTTTGCGGATGGAGGCCATCATCGACGGCGCGCTCACCCTGATGCAGTACGGCACTGAGGGACGGGACAAAGAACCGGTTCGACTGAGCAACCTGACCGAAAGCGCGTGGTCGAACGTCGAAACCGAGGCAGTGAAACTCGCGCGAACCGACGACCGCATCCTCGACGGCTATCCGGATTTGCTGGCACACGTCTTCGAGAACCTGTTCCGAAACGCAATCGAACACGGCGAGGCGGAAACCATCACCGTCGGTGCAACGAAAAACGGATTGTTCGTCGAGGACGACGGAAGCGGGATTCCGGCGGAAATACGCGACAAGGTGTTCGAGATGGGCCACACGACGCAGAAGAACGGAACCGGATTCGGACTGGCCATCGTCGAGAGCCTCATCGATTCACATGGATGGTCGATTGCGGTAGCGGGGAGCGAAACCGGCGGCGCACGGTTCGAAATCCGGACGAACCCCGCGGTGCCGAAAGACAGATTCGGCCGGTGA
- a CDS encoding nucleotide-binding protein — protein MVEAFAVASGKGGTGKTTSTLSLGMALSEEYDVTVVDADTGMANMLFHAGLTDVETTLHDLLIEDADAPVEDAVYERFGMRVVPCGTSLSAFERADPDRLQDVVATLAAETDVLLLDSPAALGSKNAILPIVLADRIVVVLQPTIPSLSDGLKVQEYARSYGTGTAGVLFNKVHDDENVAAIADKSERYFGGPTLATVPNDDAARAARQAGKPLLAHAPDSPAAQAYKNAASTLDVRSGDSAGVAERFRSAVIPDSP, from the coding sequence ATGGTCGAGGCGTTTGCGGTTGCGAGCGGCAAAGGAGGAACTGGGAAGACCACGAGCACGCTCTCGCTCGGAATGGCCTTGTCGGAAGAGTACGACGTGACGGTCGTGGACGCCGACACGGGAATGGCGAATATGTTGTTTCACGCGGGGCTAACCGACGTGGAGACGACGCTTCACGACCTTCTCATCGAGGACGCCGACGCACCCGTCGAGGACGCCGTCTACGAACGGTTCGGGATGCGCGTCGTTCCCTGTGGTACCAGTTTGTCCGCGTTCGAACGCGCCGACCCCGACCGATTACAGGACGTGGTGGCCACACTCGCCGCCGAAACCGACGTTCTTCTGCTCGACTCACCTGCGGCTCTCGGCAGTAAAAACGCGATTCTCCCCATTGTCCTCGCTGACCGAATCGTCGTCGTCCTCCAACCGACGATTCCGTCGCTGAGCGACGGTCTGAAGGTTCAAGAGTACGCTCGCTCCTACGGCACCGGAACCGCGGGCGTACTGTTCAACAAAGTCCACGACGACGAGAACGTGGCCGCAATTGCCGACAAGAGCGAACGTTATTTCGGCGGGCCGACGCTCGCCACAGTTCCCAACGACGACGCCGCGCGCGCGGCGCGACAAGCGGGAAAACCACTGCTGGCACACGCACCCGACAGTCCGGCGGCACAGGCGTACAAGAACGCGGCCAGCACCCTCGACGTTCGTTCGGGTGATTCCGCGGGCGTTGCGGAACGCTTCCGGAGCGCCGTCATCCCCGACTCGCCATGA